In Arthrobacter sp. PAMC25284, a single genomic region encodes these proteins:
- a CDS encoding glycosidase, whose product MATNTAENTTLRLKAVLDVLSEAVQSSEKLNAGDVLGAAIAKVPLNEQESELLSGGIPRGHKTLTTATAKLVKAGWLVKGRPGWSITEDGQRATVAFADPAAFAAALDAGTPVPAGTELPAAPAAKAAPKAAPKAAAKAAPKRKKAEAAPAAEAAPAAPVAETQDSSAEAVDQPDAVAVVGDFNTLLGAPENWSPEFDEVQMKLDSADQLWKLEADIPAGFYNFKIALNRSWAENFGAFGLFDGPNHELHHDGGRLVIHYNHRTRDIVLA is encoded by the coding sequence ATGGCCACGAATACAGCAGAAAACACCACTCTTCGGCTCAAGGCCGTCCTCGACGTTCTGTCGGAGGCGGTGCAGTCCAGCGAAAAGTTGAACGCCGGCGACGTACTGGGCGCAGCGATCGCAAAGGTGCCGTTGAACGAGCAGGAGAGTGAACTGCTGAGCGGCGGCATTCCCCGCGGCCACAAGACACTGACGACGGCCACCGCCAAGCTCGTCAAGGCAGGCTGGCTCGTCAAGGGCCGTCCGGGCTGGTCCATCACCGAGGACGGCCAGCGCGCCACAGTCGCGTTCGCTGACCCCGCAGCCTTTGCCGCAGCGCTCGACGCCGGCACTCCGGTTCCGGCCGGCACGGAACTGCCCGCGGCACCGGCCGCCAAAGCTGCTCCCAAGGCAGCTCCCAAGGCCGCCGCTAAGGCCGCACCCAAGCGCAAGAAGGCTGAAGCAGCGCCCGCCGCCGAGGCAGCACCTGCGGCTCCTGTTGCCGAGACCCAGGACAGTAGCGCCGAAGCCGTCGACCAGCCCGACGCAGTCGCCGTCGTCGGTGACTTCAATACCCTGCTGGGTGCGCCGGAGAACTGGTCTCCCGAGTTCGACGAGGTCCAAATGAAACTGGACAGCGCGGACCAGCTCTGGAAGCTCGAAGCCGATATCCCGGCCGGGTTCTACAACTTCAAGATCGCCCTCAACCGCTCCTGGGCGGAGAACTTCGGCGCGTTCGGCCTCTTCGACGGCCCGAACCACGAACTGCACCACGACGGCGGCCGGCTGGTCATCCACTACAACCACCGGACGCGGGACATCGTCCTGGCATAA